In Solidesulfovibrio fructosivorans JJ], a genomic segment contains:
- a CDS encoding heavy-metal-associated domain-containing protein, with translation MKTLEVGGMHCPKCVASVTKALSEVPGLSNVSVDLEKGQATFDGEASEDAIKGAIDKIGFIPGAIK, from the coding sequence ATGAAAACCCTGGAAGTCGGCGGCATGCACTGCCCGAAGTGTGTCGCGTCCGTGACCAAGGCCCTGTCCGAAGTGCCGGGGCTGTCCAACGTGTCGGTCGATCTGGAAAAAGGCCAGGCCACCTTTGACGGCGAGGCTTCCGAAGACGCCATCAAGGGCGCCATCGACAAGATCGGTTTCATTCCCGGCGCGATCAAGTAA
- the hisA gene encoding 1-(5-phosphoribosyl)-5-[(5-phosphoribosylamino)methylideneamino]imidazole-4-carboxamide isomerase, which yields MILFPAVDIKDGQCVRLKQGLADEVTVFSPDPEAMARHWEDLGALWLHLIDLDGAFSGRPRNFELISRICAGLSIPVQLGGGIRDARTAGAYLEAGVRRLIIGTLALAEPDAFAAICAAHPGRVGVSLDAVDGRLKVKGWVEDAGMTVEEVVPRLAEQGAAFVVYTDISRDGMQTGVNLEALERLLDLTDLPVLVAGGVATLDDVKTLFPYSKKGLQGVITGRAIYTGTLDFGEAMAYIADQSEEVA from the coding sequence GTGATCCTGTTCCCGGCCGTGGACATCAAGGACGGCCAGTGCGTCCGCCTCAAGCAAGGCTTGGCCGATGAAGTGACCGTCTTCTCTCCCGATCCCGAGGCCATGGCCCGCCACTGGGAGGACCTCGGCGCGCTGTGGTTGCATCTGATCGACCTGGACGGGGCGTTTAGCGGCCGGCCGCGCAATTTCGAGCTGATCTCCCGCATCTGCGCCGGGCTTTCCATCCCGGTCCAGCTCGGGGGCGGCATCCGCGACGCGCGGACCGCAGGCGCCTATCTGGAGGCCGGTGTGCGGCGTCTGATCATCGGTACCCTGGCCCTGGCCGAGCCCGATGCCTTTGCCGCCATCTGCGCCGCCCACCCGGGCCGTGTGGGCGTGTCTCTCGACGCCGTGGACGGCCGGCTCAAGGTCAAGGGCTGGGTCGAGGACGCGGGGATGACCGTCGAGGAAGTCGTGCCGCGTCTGGCCGAGCAGGGCGCCGCCTTCGTCGTTTACACCGACATCAGCCGCGACGGCATGCAGACCGGCGTCAACCTGGAGGCGCTTGAGCGCCTGCTCGACCTCACCGACCTGCCCGTGCTCGTGGCCGGAGGCGTGGCCACTTTGGACGACGTCAAAACGCTTTTCCCGTATTCCAAAAAAGGGCTTCAAGGCGTAATCACCGGCCGGGCCATCTATACCGGAACCCTCGATTTCGGGGAGGCCATGGCCTACATCGCCGACCAGTCCGAGGAGGTCGCATGA